From Bacteroidota bacterium:
TTTCATTTAGATGTATGCAGTGAGCCAGCACGGTTTTACTGGAAAGAACTTTTAGGTGATTTAAAAATTCGACATTATCCATTTTACATCTTTCGCGGACAGCATTCACCTCGCCGTAGTTTTCGGATGCGTGTGTATGATAAAGCATACCGTCGAATTGTTTTGTAATTTCGAATGCTTCCTTCATTAATTCATCAGTGCAGGAAAGTACAAATCGTGGGGCGGGCGCATATTTCACACACTCATTAAACGAGTTATGCCACTTTTCAGCAAGTGCGATTGTAGATGAGATAGAATCTTTTGTTGGTTCTTTTAATTTCGAGAACGCTCCGTTTATATCCATCATCGCTTTGCCTGTAAATGCGCGAAAGCCCGTTTCCCCGATTGCACGAATAACTTCCTCGTGATGATTCACACTTCCCATATCTAAAATTGTTGTAGTGCCGCTTCGAATTAACTCAGCAATCCCAATCATCGCAGATGCGTACATTGATTCAGCGTTGTGGGCAGCTTCGAATGGAAAGATTCTTTTTTGCAGCCAATCTAAAAGAAGTAAGTTTTCAGCCATTCCGCGGAATAATGTTTGGCAGAGATGAATATGCGTTTGCACAAATCCGGGAATTGCTATACAGTGTGAAGCATCTATTGTATCGTAGTTGGATTTTTTGAGTTCATCAATTTCCTTCCCCGTAATAATTTTTGTAATGCTATTTCCTTCAATAAGAATAGCGGCGCTCGTTAATAGTTCCGGCTGTGAATTCGTTAGTATTTTATCTACAATTATTACAGTAGGCATTTGATTTCAAGATTAATATAATTTGTGAGAAAAACAAAGAGAGTAGCAGAGTATAAATTTGTACGCCTGAAGGGACTTGAACCCCTAACCCTCTGCTCCGAAGGCAGATGCTCTATCCAATTGAGCTACAGGCGCGTTCTAATTGTTAACTTGTCCGCCGAAGTCATTCAAAAATCTTGAGAGATAATCAACAATTTTATCTACAGCAAAATCAACACTTTTTACCACTGAAAAATAGAACGCTTCTCAGGTATATTCGAGGCACTCTCACACGCCCTTGCAAACCCAAGAAGCATTATACTTTTGTTAAGAGAGTTTTGAATATTTTAATTGCATCGGAAATATACAACGGCAGTTTGCAAAAGTCAAGTCAACTTGTTTGAAGGCGTAACAACACCAATTTCAATTATATCGAAATTTGCCTGTTCCTCGCCTACCGGCTCAAACATTATAGGTGAGGGCTCACGCTGTCCAAGATAATTTTTTCCGAGCCAGATGAGCATCGAATTACTACCTTTCTTGCATGACTTAAATTGTAAACGTCTTAAGGACGTTTTTGCGGTTTCACGTCCCCTTTTAATCTGCTCCATAAATCGACGTGAAAGTGTATCCACAGAACAGCCCACCACCGCAGCGATTTCTTCCAACGTGCAAAATATCGCTGCAAGGTCTTGAACGAGCTTCGCATCTATTTTTGCCAGCGGACGTCCTTTGGTTTTTACTATTTCATTTTTCATAGTTTTCCTCAAACACTCGGGTTGCTTTGCTTCCAGATTTGAGCTGCTTTTCTTCTGAAAGAAATTTCTTCAAGATTATTTTTTGACTGAAAATTAAAAGCATCTAATCTCTCTTGCTCATTAAGAAAAGGAAATAAATCTGCCGACCTGATAAAATCAGCCCCCCCATCAATTTGACTTTGAAAATCATTCAGGATGCTCTCCTCGACTTCATAATCTTTTAACTCTGTTTCATATTCCTTGAGCTTTGGAAAATGTTCTTGCTCAATTTTTGTTACTGCATTTAACAAAGGGAACTCCTCCGGGTTTGTTAGATACTTATTGCTTCGGTTAACCTTGTCGATATTTGAGGTTGCTTCCGCTTGCGTTAAATTTTGAAGCTGCTCACGTGTATATAAGTCAAACTTAGTTTTCACAACGTCAATCAAGTTACTTGCATAGTCAATGTCATCCAATTCAAATGCTTGCCGTATCTCTTGCAAGATACCGGCATCGGAGGGATTAAGACTTAAGAATAGCAAAGCATTAGTTTTCTGTTTTATACCAACCTCCCGATATACGGATATATTGGATAACCTATCAGGATACTTCAAGCCGTAGTATTCCTTTTGTGCTTTGGTTTTATCCGACTTAATAATTGATTTGATATTAGATATTTTTTCCCGGTATTCTTTTAAAATTTTTTCCTTTGCTTTTTCTTTTTCAGCTTCCAATCCTTCAGGAGTGAAAAAAGGAAATTTTTTCCTTATATTTTCAGGCAGCTGAAACAAGCTCTGATTATAATTATTTCTAACGTCTAAAAGTAATTTTAGATTTTTCATTGTGTTATTCCTTTTATTATTGTTGAATGTTTTTTTATTGATTTTTTGAACTCTATCTCTCGATAGATTTTATAAATAAATTTTATGTCTTCATCGCTTATCATATTATCAAGCACACCTTCATATAATTCCTCAGGCATCTCTTCACTGCTAAAGTCCGAGAGGATTGACAGCAACCAGCGGTTGTAGTATTTTAGGAACAGCTTCATTTCTTTTAAATCCATTTTCATTTCATCACCTCGTTAAAATCTTGTTTCCAATTCGACCATCTTTTGAG
This genomic window contains:
- a CDS encoding 5'-deoxyadenosine deaminase; its protein translation is MPTVIIVDKILTNSQPELLTSAAILIEGNSITKIITGKEIDELKKSNYDTIDASHCIAIPGFVQTHIHLCQTLFRGMAENLLLLDWLQKRIFPFEAAHNAESMYASAMIGIAELIRSGTTTILDMGSVNHHEEVIRAIGETGFRAFTGKAMMDINGAFSKLKEPTKDSISSTIALAEKWHNSFNECVKYAPAPRFVLSCTDELMKEAFEITKQFDGMLYHTHASENYGEVNAVRERCKMDNVEFLNHLKVLSSKTVLAHCIHLNENEIQLMKQTRTSVAHCPSSNLKLGSGIANIPRYISEGITVSLAADGAPCNNNLNMFQEMRLAGLIQKPVHGPTSMPAKTIFEMATIGGAKALGLDNEIGSIEVGKKADIVLLDLNNLWNLLIQEEADNFYTTIVYSAEPTNVDSVMIDGKWVYRKKEFARIDESLILSNARKELKKLLDRI